The Chitinophaga sp. H8 genome contains a region encoding:
- a CDS encoding DUF3667 domain-containing protein, translating to MNTQPLRDDKHCLNCGTIVPERYCTHCGQENTVPHESFGHLVKHFVADIVHFDSKTLNTLKYLLFRPGLLTTEYIKGKRASYVNPIKLYIFISFVFFLAYFSIPGTIESVKIEASNSSESVRQALGKDSAILKEKNFVAGGQLLNEMTKYQSLRDYDSVQNALPAAQKDGWWKRKAFQRNLYLSEKYGDKVIAALSEHVKHNIPKMMFLLLPLFALYLKILYDKKRWYYTDHAIFSIHMHSFTFILFLIMLIGDWLLDSDWFSNLGMIALLVYLVSALKHTYQQSWAKSVVKGLVLWLGYMATLVIVLIGMLFLVLAIIL from the coding sequence TTGAACACACAACCACTGCGTGACGATAAACATTGCCTGAACTGCGGAACAATTGTTCCGGAAAGATACTGTACACACTGCGGACAGGAAAATACCGTGCCACATGAATCATTTGGCCACCTGGTGAAGCACTTTGTTGCAGATATCGTGCATTTCGACTCTAAAACACTCAACACCTTAAAGTATTTGCTGTTCCGCCCTGGTTTATTAACGACCGAATATATCAAAGGGAAACGGGCGAGTTATGTAAACCCTATCAAACTGTACATATTTATCTCTTTTGTTTTCTTCCTGGCCTATTTTTCTATTCCAGGTACCATAGAATCCGTAAAGATAGAAGCATCCAATTCAAGTGAAAGTGTTCGCCAGGCATTGGGAAAAGACAGTGCTATACTTAAGGAAAAGAATTTTGTGGCAGGAGGTCAGCTGCTGAATGAAATGACCAAATATCAATCCCTGCGAGACTATGATTCTGTACAAAATGCACTGCCTGCTGCACAAAAAGACGGCTGGTGGAAGCGGAAAGCTTTTCAGCGTAATCTGTATCTGAGCGAAAAGTATGGTGATAAAGTGATAGCGGCATTGAGTGAACATGTTAAACACAACATTCCTAAAATGATGTTCCTGCTACTGCCATTGTTTGCGCTGTACCTGAAGATCCTTTATGATAAAAAACGCTGGTACTATACAGATCATGCGATCTTCTCCATCCATATGCACTCCTTTACCTTCATCCTTTTCCTGATCATGCTGATAGGTGATTGGCTATTGGATTCAGATTGGTTTTCCAATCTGGGAATGATCGCATTGCTGGTATATCTGGTATCAGCATTGAAACATACCTATCAGCAGTCCTGGGCAAAATCTGTAGTGAAGGGATTGGTATTGTGGCTGGGATATATGGCCACTTTGGTAATAGTACTGATAGGGATGCTGTTCCTGGTACTGGCAATAATTCTGTAA
- a CDS encoding helix-turn-helix domain-containing protein, with protein sequence MLITKYLNAEARFTGTVRYFPVAGASVIENYRSPDFYVFLLFEKCSGIHTVDFIDYQQKDLQLHISFPGQIHSWNSGSDTIGHKLLVSKSLIETSLFVTQFAHLKSNGYPVIDISHEVFNHLVREFSAIGHELGLPTPSWDVIHLRTQLVTAITNRLLEEVTDVTSIQKITHPVLVKFQFLVEEYFREMRSVAEYAEKLFVSANYLSALCRKFKGVPPKKIIDQRIILETKRLLYGTDMSIKDLANNLGFPDPASFSNFFKSNTGMYPKKYKNGGSSLK encoded by the coding sequence GTGCTAATAACAAAATATCTGAACGCGGAAGCGAGATTCACAGGTACTGTCCGGTACTTTCCCGTGGCAGGGGCCAGTGTAATCGAAAACTACCGGTCTCCTGATTTTTATGTTTTTCTACTTTTTGAAAAGTGTAGCGGTATTCATACGGTTGATTTTATAGATTATCAGCAAAAGGATCTCCAGTTGCATATCTCTTTTCCAGGCCAGATTCATTCATGGAATAGCGGCTCTGACACAATTGGGCATAAATTGCTTGTTAGCAAAAGCTTAATTGAGACCTCCTTGTTTGTAACCCAGTTCGCTCATTTAAAATCTAACGGGTATCCGGTTATTGATATCAGCCATGAGGTATTTAATCATTTGGTGAGGGAGTTTAGCGCCATAGGGCATGAGTTAGGCTTACCCACCCCCTCCTGGGATGTAATACATCTAAGAACACAACTAGTTACAGCTATCACCAATCGGCTTCTAGAGGAAGTTACGGATGTCACCAGTATACAAAAGATTACCCACCCGGTGTTAGTAAAGTTTCAATTCCTTGTGGAAGAATATTTTCGGGAAATGCGATCAGTAGCCGAATATGCAGAAAAGTTGTTTGTTTCTGCCAACTATCTCAGTGCACTTTGCAGGAAATTTAAGGGTGTACCGCCAAAGAAAATTATCGATCAGCGGATTATTCTCGAAACAAAGCGCCTGCTCTACGGAACAGATATGTCTATAAAGGACCTGGCAAATAATCTTGGATTTCCTGACCCCGCATCTTTTTCCAATTTCTTTAAGTCAAATACGGGGATGTACCCGAAGAAATATAAAAATGGAGGGTCTTCTCTAAAATGA
- a CDS encoding putative immunity protein — MRNKQFVAEHRGGHLTSDDHRGLINWAIACAEHALLLAPNQSVDNRLIHALYIAKEWGKGNVKTGSAMKAAWEAHASARDTANPILKSIARSIGQAVSTAHMADHSVGAALYALKAVRQAGKSIDDERAWQDEKAKKLPQKIINLIKEARNEKQQGFKDLQD, encoded by the coding sequence ATGAGAAACAAACAGTTTGTAGCAGAACACCGGGGTGGCCACCTCACTTCAGACGATCACCGGGGGCTAATAAATTGGGCAATAGCATGTGCGGAACATGCTTTACTACTCGCGCCAAACCAGTCGGTTGATAATCGGTTAATCCACGCCCTTTATATCGCAAAAGAATGGGGAAAAGGAAATGTGAAAACCGGTTCAGCAATGAAAGCTGCCTGGGAAGCCCATGCTTCGGCTCGGGATACAGCAAATCCGATATTGAAATCTATAGCCCGATCAATTGGCCAGGCTGTTTCAACTGCTCACATGGCCGACCATAGCGTGGGAGCTGCCTTATATGCCCTAAAGGCCGTCAGGCAAGCTGGTAAATCAATTGATGATGAAAGAGCCTGGCAAGATGAAAAGGCAAAAAAACTACCGCAGAAAATTATAAATCTTATTAAGGAAGCACGTAACGAGAAACAACAAGGATTCAAGGATTTACAAGATTGA
- a CDS encoding sensor histidine kinase: protein MDIINTINTMHSPLESRYTAEEKEWHIIRQKLIQQNQELEELYYFKSRLLSIVVHDLRAPLNNSLLSMRLFNEGTLTEQEAKQAALLIVENITQIKKMLDNLLTQFPKTLHGFHPEIIPIKPVLEETFSLYQALLAEKSISVELNTSMANLVVTNNSYLSLVLRNIIDNAVKFTPPNGRIIAGVAEWEYDYEIYISNTHEDISMDKATNILSGKKFALRPGMETESGMGLGLFFCREYLKSMNSHLSISQTNDEIIFSFRLTRHRVQTVPD from the coding sequence ATGGATATCATTAATACAATTAATACAATGCATTCACCCCTTGAATCTCGATATACAGCAGAAGAAAAAGAATGGCACATTATCCGTCAAAAGCTGATTCAGCAAAACCAGGAGCTGGAAGAATTATATTATTTCAAAAGCAGGTTACTTTCCATTGTTGTACACGATCTAAGAGCACCTCTTAATAATTCCCTGCTGAGCATGCGTCTTTTTAATGAAGGTACACTTACTGAACAAGAAGCAAAACAAGCCGCTTTACTGATAGTTGAAAACATCACGCAGATAAAAAAAATGCTGGATAATTTACTAACCCAATTCCCAAAAACACTTCATGGTTTTCACCCGGAAATTATTCCTATAAAGCCTGTACTGGAAGAAACCTTTAGCCTCTACCAGGCACTCTTAGCGGAGAAATCTATCAGCGTCGAGTTGAATACGAGCATGGCCAATCTTGTTGTTACCAACAATAGTTATCTTTCTTTGGTATTACGTAATATTATCGACAACGCTGTAAAATTTACTCCCCCAAACGGTCGTATTATTGCTGGTGTAGCAGAGTGGGAATATGATTACGAAATTTATATATCCAATACCCATGAGGATATTTCCATGGATAAAGCTACAAATATACTTTCTGGAAAGAAATTTGCTTTAAGGCCAGGAATGGAAACGGAGTCAGGTATGGGATTAGGATTATTCTTTTGCAGGGAATATCTTAAATCAATGAATAGTCATCTAAGCATCAGCCAAACCAACGATGAAATAATTTTTAGTTTCCGCCTCACCAGGCATCGCGTCCAGACTGTTCCAGACTGA
- a CDS encoding Tex family protein — protein MNTKHIALISSELGISARQAENTMNLLAEGSTVPFISRYRKEVTGSLDEVQIGRIEDLQKRYKEVDDRREFIIKTITEQEKMTPELLAKIEASWVLAELEDIYLPYKPKRKTRATTAIEKGLEPLAKLIFEQQESAPDAAAASFVNDKVASSEEALKGARDIIAEWINENAELRDKLRKLFTNTAVLTSKVVEGKEEEGNKYKDYFDFKEDLHAIPSHRVLAILRAETEGFLFGTITPEEEDALGIINKQFVTGSNASSEQVTKAGTDAYKRLLRPSLENEFRTTAKERADAEAIEVFAENLRQLLLAAPLGPKAVIAIDPGYRTGCKVVALDNQGNMLDNDVIFPLEKNYKRDDAEALLKKWAQKYNISAIAVGNGTAGRETEEFAKKIDFGQKINVFMVNESGASVYSASEVAREEFPDHDVTVRGAVSIGRRLIDPLAELVKIDPKSIGVGQYQHDVNQSQLKQSLDRIVVSCVNMVGVNLNTASKHLLAYISGLGPSLAENIVKYRKENGAFSNRMQLKKVHRLGEKAFEQCAGFLRIENGDNPLDNSAVHPERYALVEEMAGKQHCTIQELMAKEEVRKKINPKEYVNEEVGLLTLEDILKELDKPSRDPRDEISIFEYADGIHKMEDVKPGMVLPGVVTNITAFGAFVDIGVKQDGLVHISHLSNKFINNPNEAVKLNQKVTVTVLEVDVPRKRISLSMKDNEAPGHSNAAPRNRDRKDKPAKAAPAPLNDFQAKLLALKKKFD, from the coding sequence ATGAATACAAAACACATTGCGCTCATTTCATCTGAGCTGGGTATCTCTGCCCGGCAGGCGGAAAACACCATGAACCTCCTGGCAGAGGGGTCTACGGTACCCTTCATCAGCCGTTACCGTAAGGAAGTTACCGGTAGTTTGGATGAAGTACAGATAGGTCGTATTGAGGACCTTCAGAAACGTTATAAAGAGGTGGATGACCGTCGTGAGTTTATTATCAAAACCATTACGGAGCAGGAGAAAATGACCCCCGAATTGCTGGCCAAGATTGAAGCCTCCTGGGTATTGGCAGAGCTGGAGGATATTTACCTGCCTTACAAACCCAAGCGTAAAACCCGCGCTACCACCGCCATTGAAAAAGGGCTGGAACCACTGGCCAAACTTATCTTTGAACAGCAGGAAAGTGCCCCGGACGCAGCAGCAGCCAGCTTTGTGAACGACAAGGTAGCCTCTTCCGAAGAAGCATTAAAAGGAGCCAGGGATATCATTGCGGAGTGGATCAATGAAAATGCAGAGCTGCGCGATAAGCTGCGTAAGCTGTTTACCAATACTGCGGTACTTACTTCCAAAGTAGTAGAAGGCAAAGAAGAAGAAGGGAATAAGTACAAAGATTATTTTGATTTTAAAGAAGATTTGCATGCCATCCCCTCTCACCGGGTGCTGGCCATCCTGCGGGCAGAAACGGAAGGGTTTCTGTTTGGTACGATCACACCGGAAGAAGAAGATGCATTAGGTATTATCAATAAACAGTTTGTAACTGGTAGTAATGCCAGCAGCGAACAGGTAACCAAGGCAGGAACAGATGCTTACAAACGCTTACTGCGCCCCTCCCTGGAAAATGAGTTCCGCACTACCGCCAAAGAAAGGGCAGATGCGGAAGCCATTGAAGTATTTGCAGAAAACCTGCGCCAGCTACTCCTGGCAGCACCATTAGGCCCCAAGGCTGTTATTGCGATAGATCCGGGTTACAGAACTGGTTGTAAAGTAGTAGCCCTGGATAACCAGGGTAATATGCTGGACAATGATGTGATATTTCCGCTGGAAAAAAACTATAAAAGAGATGATGCAGAAGCGTTGCTGAAAAAATGGGCGCAAAAGTATAATATCTCCGCCATTGCAGTAGGTAATGGTACCGCGGGACGGGAAACCGAAGAGTTTGCCAAAAAGATTGATTTCGGACAGAAGATCAATGTTTTCATGGTCAATGAAAGCGGGGCATCTGTTTACTCTGCTTCGGAAGTAGCGCGGGAAGAATTTCCTGACCATGATGTAACCGTACGTGGTGCAGTATCCATTGGCCGCAGGCTGATAGATCCGCTTGCCGAACTGGTAAAAATAGATCCTAAATCTATTGGCGTAGGGCAATATCAGCATGACGTGAATCAGTCGCAGTTAAAACAAAGCCTGGACCGTATTGTAGTAAGCTGCGTAAACATGGTGGGGGTAAATCTTAATACCGCTTCCAAACACCTGCTCGCCTACATTTCCGGCCTTGGACCTTCCCTGGCCGAAAATATCGTAAAATACCGCAAGGAGAATGGCGCTTTCAGCAACCGTATGCAACTGAAAAAAGTACACCGCCTGGGAGAAAAAGCGTTCGAACAATGCGCCGGCTTCCTCCGTATTGAAAATGGAGATAATCCGCTGGACAACTCCGCTGTACACCCGGAACGTTATGCGCTGGTAGAAGAGATGGCTGGCAAACAGCATTGTACGATACAGGAACTGATGGCCAAAGAAGAAGTACGTAAAAAGATCAATCCTAAAGAATATGTAAATGAAGAAGTAGGGCTACTTACTTTGGAAGACATCTTAAAAGAGCTGGACAAACCCAGCCGTGATCCCCGTGACGAAATCTCCATCTTTGAATATGCCGATGGCATTCATAAAATGGAAGATGTAAAACCAGGCATGGTACTGCCGGGTGTAGTTACCAATATCACTGCCTTTGGCGCCTTTGTAGACATTGGCGTAAAGCAGGACGGCCTGGTGCATATCTCTCACCTGTCCAATAAATTCATCAACAATCCCAATGAAGCGGTAAAGCTCAACCAGAAAGTTACGGTAACCGTACTGGAGGTAGATGTGCCCCGGAAACGTATTTCATTATCGATGAAAGATAATGAGGCACCGGGCCACAGTAATGCTGCACCACGTAACAGGGATAGAAAAGATAAACCGGCGAAAGCTGCACCGGCGCCATTGAACGACTTCCAGGCGAAGTTGCTGGCATTGAAGAAAAAATTTGATTAA
- a CDS encoding FecR family protein encodes MSSNGFSSGTVLVTGNGERRTFMLADGSSVKLNADSFLLLDPHFAKSNREVRLIGEAFFDVVDFPGHPFMVQTTSMIIKGSSTTFDVRAFPEKERDIVLLISGQICLDIRLSDQQLKSIDLLPRQMLTVLRTPFDSLAHTTEVLAIFFDSIMGASGEKCWKEIEWMEDEWVYQRLFPNDIVGWLKKRFRA; translated from the coding sequence ATGAGCAGCAATGGATTTTCTTCCGGTACGGTACTGGTTACCGGTAATGGTGAGCGCAGAACATTTATGCTCGCTGATGGGTCTTCTGTGAAGCTGAACGCAGATAGTTTTCTATTGCTGGACCCACACTTTGCAAAGAGCAATAGGGAAGTGCGGCTGATTGGAGAGGCTTTTTTTGATGTTGTTGATTTTCCTGGTCATCCTTTTATGGTACAAACTACTTCGATGATTATTAAGGGCTCTTCCACCACTTTTGATGTCCGGGCATTCCCTGAAAAGGAAAGGGATATTGTATTACTTATTAGTGGTCAGATATGTCTGGACATCCGGTTGTCGGATCAACAACTTAAGTCTATTGATCTTTTACCTCGACAGATGTTAACCGTTCTGAGGACCCCATTTGACTCATTGGCACACACGACAGAGGTATTAGCCATTTTCTTTGATAGTATCATGGGGGCATCCGGAGAAAAATGCTGGAAGGAAATTGAATGGATGGAAGATGAATGGGTGTATCAAAGGCTCTTTCCGAATGACATTGTTGGTTGGTTGAAGAAACGGTTTCGCGCTTAG
- a CDS encoding helix-turn-helix domain-containing protein, producing MTTSRIEPSTQEAKPAIRVGDNEIIYHQINGQDNYNKSLKCTYFIIVLFNNGSGIHAIDGVNHSIGKQQLHFLFPGQHHHWETGADTYAQRITIGRKLFETFSSMEVFHFIRYNPHPVFKLENDVFQALDLELKAISEHIHAGNQDDKSWKEILSIRMDILMLLINREVEHYILTTVLKKASLLVQEFWQLISKYYAQQKGVSWYADQLQVNPSYLNASTKKHFNMTAKQLIGQRVLLAAKQQLRLPHRSIKEIAIELGFAEVAGFTNYFKKQCGFSPSEYRL from the coding sequence ATGACAACATCTCGAATTGAGCCCTCCACCCAGGAGGCAAAGCCGGCAATAAGGGTTGGTGATAATGAAATTATCTATCATCAAATTAACGGGCAGGACAATTATAATAAGTCGCTCAAATGCACTTATTTTATTATCGTACTATTTAACAATGGTAGTGGCATTCATGCTATCGATGGTGTGAATCATTCTATTGGTAAACAACAGCTCCACTTCCTGTTTCCAGGTCAGCACCATCACTGGGAAACTGGAGCCGATACCTACGCGCAAAGAATTACAATTGGCCGGAAATTATTTGAAACCTTTTCCAGCATGGAAGTATTTCATTTTATCCGTTATAATCCCCACCCTGTATTTAAACTGGAGAACGATGTTTTTCAGGCGCTGGATCTGGAATTAAAAGCTATTAGCGAACATATTCATGCCGGTAATCAGGATGATAAATCCTGGAAAGAAATCTTGTCTATCAGAATGGATATTCTTATGTTGCTGATCAATCGTGAAGTAGAGCATTACATTCTGACAACCGTCCTTAAGAAGGCAAGTTTGTTGGTGCAGGAGTTCTGGCAATTAATTAGTAAGTATTATGCTCAGCAGAAAGGAGTGTCCTGGTATGCGGATCAATTACAGGTAAATCCAAGTTATTTAAATGCATCAACTAAAAAGCATTTTAACATGACGGCTAAGCAATTGATCGGACAACGGGTGTTATTAGCTGCCAAACAACAGCTTCGACTGCCCCACAGGTCGATAAAGGAGATTGCTATTGAACTTGGTTTTGCTGAGGTTGCCGGGTTTACTAACTATTTTAAAAAACAATGTGGTTTTTCACCGAGTGAATACAGGCTGTAA
- a CDS encoding MaoC family dehydratase: MVIINSFAEYKAYEGKEIGSSEWHKIDQEQINKFADATLDHQWIHTDEERAKNEGPFKSTIAHGYLTLALIPYLWKQIADIRNVKMEINYGIEQLKFGQAVLVNDEVQLKAKLNTIVDLRGVTKVVIGATLIIKDKPKPAYTGDVVFLYHF; encoded by the coding sequence ATGGTAATCATCAATAGCTTCGCGGAATATAAAGCATACGAGGGTAAAGAAATAGGTAGTTCTGAATGGCATAAAATTGATCAGGAGCAGATCAATAAGTTTGCAGATGCAACGTTAGATCATCAATGGATCCATACCGATGAGGAAAGAGCAAAAAATGAAGGACCTTTCAAAAGTACCATTGCCCATGGTTATCTGACGTTGGCGCTAATCCCTTATTTGTGGAAACAGATTGCAGACATCCGCAATGTTAAAATGGAAATAAACTACGGTATAGAACAACTTAAGTTTGGGCAGGCAGTGCTTGTGAACGATGAAGTGCAATTAAAAGCGAAACTTAATACTATAGTTGATCTAAGGGGCGTGACGAAAGTAGTTATTGGCGCAACGCTCATCATTAAAGATAAACCCAAACCGGCTTACACAGGTGATGTCGTGTTTTTATATCATTTTTGA
- a CDS encoding acyltransferase family protein → MDTNKTSATILQTKQHFEILDGLRGIASLAVVIFHFMEWVYTDLNENFIGHGFLAVDFFFCLSGFVIGYAYDDRIAKMGVIAFFKSRAIRLHPLVILGTVLGLLAFLFDPFGGDAQLYSTGKIILVFLCSALLIPLPVMADRSFNLFGLNAPSWSLFWEYVANIIYAFVLCKIKRGYLILLTFISAVAIGIVCYRSGNLLGGWSGPTFWDGGVRISYSFLAGLLIYRSNWIIKNKLGFVGLAILLFLAFLMPSSKWNWLSESLVVLFYFPLLIALGAGATLKPSLKKICIFSGKISYPLYMTHYAVLWMFGNYYTSHKPDHMQLAFIIITGIILLLGAAYLVMVVYDIPVRKYLRDKRNIKVY, encoded by the coding sequence ATGGATACGAACAAAACCTCCGCGACAATACTGCAAACAAAACAGCATTTCGAAATTCTTGATGGATTAAGAGGGATTGCTTCCCTGGCTGTCGTGATATTTCATTTTATGGAATGGGTATACACTGATTTGAATGAGAACTTTATCGGACATGGATTTTTAGCCGTTGATTTCTTCTTCTGTCTTTCAGGATTTGTGATCGGATATGCCTACGACGATCGTATAGCCAAAATGGGTGTTATAGCGTTTTTTAAATCGAGGGCTATCCGGCTGCATCCACTGGTTATACTGGGAACTGTCTTAGGGTTGCTGGCATTTTTGTTCGACCCGTTTGGCGGGGATGCCCAATTGTATAGTACTGGTAAGATCATCCTGGTATTTTTGTGCTCGGCATTGCTGATCCCCTTACCTGTAATGGCCGACCGTAGCTTTAATCTATTCGGCCTCAATGCGCCGTCATGGTCATTGTTTTGGGAATATGTCGCCAATATCATTTACGCATTTGTACTTTGTAAGATCAAACGTGGCTACCTGATACTGTTAACCTTCATTTCAGCGGTGGCGATTGGCATAGTGTGTTACCGCTCCGGCAATTTATTAGGAGGTTGGAGTGGTCCAACTTTTTGGGACGGAGGCGTCCGGATATCATACTCCTTCTTAGCGGGACTGCTTATTTACCGTTCTAACTGGATCATAAAAAACAAGCTAGGGTTCGTGGGGCTGGCCATATTATTGTTCCTGGCCTTTTTAATGCCATCCTCAAAATGGAATTGGTTATCCGAATCTTTGGTAGTGCTGTTTTACTTCCCTTTGCTGATAGCTTTGGGGGCGGGGGCTACCTTAAAACCCAGCTTAAAGAAGATCTGCATATTTTCAGGGAAGATCTCTTACCCATTGTACATGACGCATTACGCTGTTTTGTGGATGTTCGGTAATTATTATACCAGCCATAAGCCTGACCATATGCAGCTGGCTTTTATCATCATAACCGGGATAATCCTGCTACTTGGTGCAGCATACCTGGTGATGGTGGTTTACGATATCCCTGTCAGAAAATATTTAAGGGATAAACGGAATATAAAGGTATATTGA
- the mazG gene encoding nucleoside triphosphate pyrophosphohydrolase → MENNTSFQRLLGIMDDLREKCPWDKKQTIQSLRQQTIEELYELTDAITEENWKAIREELGDLLLHVVFYAKIGTEQQQFNINDVINGICDKLISRHPHIYGDVKVENEEEVKQNWEKLKLKEGKTSVLSGVPLSLPALIKAMRLQEKAKQVGFEWDNKQQVWDKVKEEMTEMEEAVNAGTINDIEAEFGDVLFSLVNYSRFLKIDAENALERTNKKFIRRFREMEEMAKAAGKHLDEMTLTEMDELWNQAKKTELQ, encoded by the coding sequence ATGGAGAATAACACATCTTTTCAACGTTTATTAGGGATAATGGATGATTTGCGGGAAAAATGCCCCTGGGATAAAAAACAAACTATCCAGTCATTACGCCAGCAAACTATTGAAGAACTGTACGAGCTGACAGATGCGATTACGGAGGAAAACTGGAAAGCTATCCGGGAAGAACTGGGCGACCTCCTGCTGCATGTGGTGTTTTATGCCAAAATAGGTACGGAGCAACAACAGTTTAATATCAATGATGTGATCAACGGTATTTGTGATAAGCTGATCTCCCGCCATCCGCATATTTACGGAGATGTGAAAGTGGAAAATGAAGAAGAGGTAAAACAAAACTGGGAAAAACTCAAACTCAAAGAAGGGAAAACATCTGTTCTCAGCGGGGTGCCGCTTTCATTGCCGGCATTGATAAAGGCCATGCGCCTGCAGGAAAAGGCTAAACAGGTGGGGTTTGAATGGGATAATAAACAACAGGTATGGGATAAGGTAAAGGAAGAAATGACGGAGATGGAAGAAGCGGTCAATGCCGGCACCATCAATGACATAGAAGCTGAATTTGGCGATGTGCTGTTTTCATTGGTGAACTATTCCCGCTTCCTGAAAATTGATGCGGAAAATGCACTGGAACGGACCAACAAAAAGTTTATCCGCAGGTTCCGGGAAATGGAAGAAATGGCAAAAGCTGCCGGCAAACACCTGGATGAAATGACTTTAACGGAAATGGATGAACTGTGGAACCAGGCGAAAAAAACAGAACTGCAGTAA
- a CDS encoding enoyl-CoA hydratase-related protein, whose translation MQPEYIIIHQQVATHVAHIQLNRPKELNALNLQLMGELRDALKILDADEQVRAIVISGNEKAFAAGADIKQMADKTAMDMFNIDQFSTWDTIKKTKKPIVAAVSGFALGGGCELVMLCDMIVASETARFGQPEIKIGVMPGAGGTQRLTRAVGKALAMEMVLTGRFITAEEARQAGLINRVVPVELYLQEAVRLAAEVAAMSPLAVKMAKEAVLKAFDSSLEEGLHFERKNFYLLFASEDQKEGMQAFMEKRPPVFKGK comes from the coding sequence ATGCAACCGGAATACATCATCATACACCAGCAGGTAGCAACACATGTTGCGCATATTCAGTTAAACCGTCCCAAGGAATTAAATGCATTGAATCTTCAGTTGATGGGAGAACTGCGGGATGCTTTAAAAATACTGGATGCCGATGAACAGGTGAGGGCTATCGTGATCAGTGGCAATGAAAAGGCTTTTGCTGCCGGGGCAGATATTAAACAAATGGCCGACAAAACAGCCATGGATATGTTTAATATTGACCAGTTCAGCACCTGGGACACCATCAAAAAAACGAAGAAACCCATTGTCGCGGCAGTGAGTGGATTTGCATTAGGAGGGGGTTGCGAACTGGTAATGTTATGTGATATGATCGTGGCCAGTGAAACGGCACGTTTCGGACAACCGGAAATAAAAATAGGGGTAATGCCCGGAGCAGGTGGTACCCAGCGGTTAACCCGCGCAGTTGGAAAAGCACTGGCGATGGAAATGGTGCTAACCGGCCGCTTTATTACCGCGGAGGAAGCCCGGCAGGCCGGATTGATCAACCGGGTAGTTCCGGTAGAACTGTATCTGCAGGAAGCAGTCAGATTAGCCGCAGAAGTGGCTGCAATGAGCCCCCTGGCGGTTAAAATGGCCAAAGAAGCTGTACTGAAAGCTTTTGACAGTTCCTTGGAAGAAGGCTTGCACTTTGAACGAAAAAACTTCTATCTCCTATTTGCTTCCGAAGATCAGAAAGAAGGGATGCAGGCTTTTATGGAAAAACGTCCACCCGTATTTAAAGGAAAATAA